The following proteins are co-located in the Dromiciops gliroides isolate mDroGli1 chromosome 2, mDroGli1.pri, whole genome shotgun sequence genome:
- the LOC122742098 gene encoding protocadherin gamma-A2-like, whose translation MVAEQNRRGCIQRLLHCFLLGTLWDISAAQIRYSVPEEMEKGSFVGDIAMDLGLEPRELSKRGVRIVSKGKKQHFALNVGSGSLVTADRIDREELCAQSDRCLLNFNVIVEDKLKIHSVEVEITDINDNAPRFLAEKLELKISETTVPGTQHLLETAYDRDVGVNSLQRYELSPNHHFSLRLQSRPGGVKYPELILERVLDREEESIHHLVLTAWDGGEPVLSGTIQILVTVLDVNDNAPVFTQPVYTVNVPENVSQGTVLLMVNATDADEGINSQIRYYQVKIPGETSQIFQLNSETGELSTLQILDYENAEFHEMEVEAHDGLGLRSRAKIHVTVLDINDNAPEVTITSVTSSIPENAPPGTVIALFHVHDRDSGENGRVLCSMAGDLPFKLEKKVDNYHSLVTDRALDREQVSEYNITVRAEDFGSPALSTDTHILLHVADINDNPPTFSQSAYSAYIRENNPRGASIYSLTAHDPDSEQNALVTYSIEDSTLSLEAPPLSSIVSINSETGTLYALSSFDYEQFRECQLRVTARDSGDPPLSSNVSLTLFVLDENDNAPEILYPAFPTDGSSGVELAPRSAEPGYLVTKVVAVDADSGQNAWLSYRLLKATEPGLFSVGLHSGEIRTVRTFLDKDALKQNLIVAVTDNGEPPLSATVSVTVAVADSIPDILSDLSSQASPETQDDSLLTFYLVIAVAVVSCLFFAFLVLLLALRLRRWWMLQVVQSAGAPVGGVPSSQFLGIDGVRAFLQTYSHEVSLTTDSRKSHLIFPQPNYADTLISQQSCEQKESPLPAQSLLQGKDEQALFQVNFIL comes from the coding sequence ATGGTCGCTGAGCAAAACCGCAGAGGTTGCATTCAGCGACTTCTGCATTGTTTTCTCCTGGGGACGCTATGGGACATCAGCGCTGCCCAGATTCGCTACTCTGTTCCTGAGGAGATGGAAAAGGGATCTTTTGTGGGAGACATCGCGATGGACTTGGGGCTGGAGCCGCGGGAACTGTCCAAGAGAGGAGTTCGCATTGTCTCCAAAGGTAAGAAGCAGCATTTTGCTCTTAATGTTGGAAGCGGCAGCTTAGTCACCGCAGACAGAATAGACAGGGAAGAACTCTGCGCCCAGAGCGACCGTTGTCTACTGaattttaatgttattgttgaggataaattgaaaatacaTTCAGTGGAGGTGGAGATAACCGACATTAATGATAACGCCCCTCGCTTCTTAGCAGAGAAGCTAGAACTAAAAATCAGCGAAACCACAGTTCCGGGAACCCAGCACCTCCTGGAAACTGCATATGATCGAGATGTGGGAGTGAATTCTCTCCAGCGCTATGAGCTGAGCCCCAACCATCACTTCTCTTTGAGACTGCAAAGTAGACCTGGTGGAGTCAAGTACCCAGAACTTATATTGGAGAGGGTCCTGGACCGGGAGGAAGAGTCTATTCATCACCTCGTGCTCACAGCATGGGATGGGGGAGAACCGGTCCTCTCTGGCACTATTCAAATCCTAGTGACTGTCCTAGATGTAAATGACAATGCCCCAGTGTTTACTCAGCCTGTGTATACCGTCAATGTTCCTGAGAATGTATCCCAGGGGACAGTACTGCTCATGGTGAATGCCACAGATGCAGATGAAGGAATCAATTCTCAGATAAGATACTATCAAGTGAAAATACCTGGGGAGACCTCTCAAATATTCCAACTAAATTCTGAAACAGGAGAATTATCAACCTTACAAATTCTAGATTATGAGAATGCAGAATTCCATGAAATGGAAGTGGAGGCTCATGATGGCCTAGGCCTCAGAAGCAGAGCTAAAATTCATGTCACAGTTTTGGACATCAACGACAATGCCCCAGAAGTGACTATCACCTCTGTCACCAGCTCAATCCCCGAGAATGCTCCCCCTGGGACTGTGATTGCTCTGTTCCACGTGCATGATCGAGACTCTGGTGAAAATGGTCGAGTCCTGTGTTCCATGGCAGGCGATCTGCcttttaaattagaaaagaagGTGGACAACTACCATTCCCTGGTGACTGACAGGGCTCTGGACAGGGAGCAGGTGTCTGAGTACAACATCACCGTGAGAGCAGAAGACTTTGGGAGCCCAGCTCTGTCTACAGACACTCACATCCTGTTGCACGTGGCAGACATCAATGACAACCCACCGACTTTCAGCCAGTCAGCCTACTCTGCCTACATCCGGGAGAACAACCCCAGAGGAGCTTCCATCTACTCCTTGACTGCCCACGACCCAGACAGTGAGCAGAATGCCTTAGTCACCTACTCCATCGAGGACAGTACCCTCTCCTTGGAGGCACCACCACTGTCATCCATTGTCTCCATCAACTCAGAGACTGGCACCCTCTATGCTCTGAGCTCCTTTGACTATGAGCAGTTCCGGGAATGTCAGCTGAGAGTGACAGCCAGGGACTCTGGGGACCCTCCCCTCAGCAGCAACGTGTCCCTGACTCTGTTCGTCCTGGATGAGAATGACAACGCCCCGGAAATCCTGTACCCCGCCTTCCCCACGGATGGCTCCAGTGGAGTGGAGCTGGCCCCACGCTCTGCTGAGCCAGGCTACCTGGTGACCAAGGTGGTGGCCGTGGATGCAGACTCTGGCCAGAATGCCTGGCTGTCCTACCGCCTGCTCAAGGCCACAGAGCCCGGCCTCTTCTCCGTGGGCCTGCACTCGGGGGAGATCAGGACGGTCAGGACGTTCCTGGACAAAGATGCCCTCAAGCAGAATCTCATCGTGGCAGTGACAGATAATGGCGAGCCCCCTCTCTCTGCCACTGTCAGTGTCACTGTGGCAGTGGCTGACAGCATCCCAGACATCCTCTCTGACCTCAGCAGCCAGGCCTCCCCAGAGACCCAGGAtgactctctcctcaccttttaCCTGGTCATAGCAGTGGCGGTGGTCTCCTGCTTGTTCTTTGCCTTCCTTGTCCTTCTGCTGGCTCTCAGGCTGAGAAGGTGGTGGATGCTGCAAGTTGTGCAGTCTGCGGGTGCCCCTGTCGGGGGAGTGCCCTCCTCCCAGTTTCTGGGAATAGATGGAGTGAGAGCTTTCCTTCAGACCTATTCGCATGAGGTTTCTCTCACCACGGATTCTCGGAAGAGTCACTTGATCTTTCCTCAGCCCAACTATGCAgacaccctgatcagtcagcagagCTGTGAGCAAAAGGAGTCTCCATTACCTGCTCAGTCTTTACTTCAAGGGAAAGATGAGCAAGCACTTTTCCAGGTAAACTTTATTCTGTAG